The sequence AGTACGCGCACTAAAAGCATCAAAGGAAATACTCCCGGCATTGGCTTCCGCGCCGCCTTTGACCAGCATGCTCTCCACGGGCGCAACCCGACTATCATCCAGGGCATCCCACACCTTGAGACCTGATAGCAGACTACGGGCAACGTGATTCAACGCATAAACACGCGGGTCCCAAGCGGCGGAATCACCCGAACGATGGCTCTCAACTTGTAACGAGAGGTTAGGAGGCGCACCATTGGCTGTTGAGGCACCCGAAGGGTCGCTCACCGAGACGCCTGAAGGCGCCGCTAATAAGGTGACAGTAAGACCCGCCTGCGCCAGCCCCAACGCCGCCGTCTTACCGATCGCACCATTGCCGACAATACAAATGTCACTATGGGAAACATTTCGCGAAGAAACACCATGCGTACTAAGCGCAGCAGCAGCCGCGAACACGCTCTTGGAAGGTAGTCTGGAATCATTCATGCAAACATTATAACGACTACTAAAATAAAATAATTACATAAGGTGTTTGCGAATTCAAAATGTCTTGCTATAATTCGGCTCCTTGGCCTGGTAGCTCAGTCGGTAGAGCAGAGGATTGAAAATCCTTGTGTCGGTGGTTCGATTCCGCCCCGGGCCACCAAGAAATTGCAGGAATATCAAAGGATTACATGCTTCAGCTTGTGATCCTTTTTTGTTTTAAGAATTTTTTACTAATATATTTGATCTGACCATCCATTTTTTGCCGACCCAAACGTATTTACAATTCACAGCGTGCACTAAATACGCCCTCTGTAATACGATAACAAGCCTCCAGTTTATCTGCTGATTTATTTGTGAATCACATTTTTAAAAATCAGCAGTACATTTTAGGTACAAGGTGAAAATGCATGCGTTCTGATTAAGCTGTTCAGCTCTGGATGCTGGCGGCAGTATATGTCAAGTTGCCTCTCCTGACTTCTCGGCGGCTTCTAACTTGAATCGCAATAGTTTCCTAATGGATACAACTCTCCAGATGACTGATTTGCTCAGATTTGAACGCTGTTGTTCTAACGCGAAATCGCAACAATACAAACCACGATCAAAATCTAGCCTAGTTTTACCAACTAAAACTTGCGCGCTACTTAAAAAAGAATTGCGGTAACTTAGTAAGATTTTTAAGTAACAGAGTCGTTACCCCACCTATCTCGTTCATGCGCATTGCCCTGTAGTCTTCACAAGTTTTTAACACCATGTTACGAACTGATCTATTGCTTACGCCACCGACCCGCATCCTCACTAAAACTTCAGGAATGTACTCTGCTCTGATACGGCCTCTTTCCAATATACGCAATATGCTTTCGTAGTCTGCAGCAATCCGAAATTTTGTATTGAAAAGACCAAGCGAATGGTATAAATCGCGCCTCACATAAAAAGTTGGATGCGGGGGCATCCACCCCCTTAGAATACGTGCCGAAGAGTATTTCCCTGAACGCCAGTAACGAACTACTTGGGATGCGTCATGCCTCTTAACGTAAACCAAATCTCCGTATACAGCGCCGACTGCCGGATCTTGAAACGCGTCGGCGATACGTGACAGGGCTGCAGAAGAGGCGAACATGTCGTCGGAGTGCAAAAACCCTACCACATCTCCAATCGCGTTTGCGATACCTTTGTTCAAGGCATGGTAAATACCCATATCCGGTTCGCTAATAAATGTTGATATGGAATCAATATGCCTACCGATCAATTCAACCGTTCCGTCCGATGAAGCACCGTCAATAACAACGTGATCAATATCCGTGTAATCTTGCGACTTAACGCTGCGCAATGTATCTTCTATGGTATTTATTCCGTTGTACACAGCGGTTATAACTGATATTTTCAATGAAATTTCTCGCAACTATTTTTGGTAATATTAATCGCTTATCTGGCGACTAAAAGTGATACTAAAACGCAACCCTTAGGATTAAGCACCAAATCAATCTATCTCGAATCCGTACTCTTCCCTCACTACTTGCGCAAGCGTAAGGCCTCCTTTTTTCATCGAAAATTTAAGCTCCTGAATTTTGACATCGACAAGGAATCGATACCAGAAACCCTGCAAAAAATGAAAAATTAAACCCTGCCGACCATCAAGAAATCCTAATCTTAAAAAATAGCGATATAGAAAATATAGAAACGCACGCAAACCTAAGGGGAGCCTCGCGTAGATGGTTCTTTTAATCCAACGCTTGACCCGCGCATCAACATTCATCGCATGGGTATTCCCAGGAACATCGATACGATCTTTATTCATCAAAAATTCAATCGCCTCCCTGGTAGCATATTGATTATGCTTTTGCGTCCACCAAGTAATGTTATTAAGATTATGGTCATAAAAATCAGCGTCAATATGATTAATCGCCCCATCTACAATAACGTGCTCGTCCATCCAGCGATTTTCAATTCTACCAAACCCCGCTCGCCAAATCCGTAGCAACCGGATGGGATACAACGCACCATATCTCAAAAATTTTCCGAGAAATATTCTTCCTAAATTAATGGTATAGCCGGTATGCTCAGGCAAAGCAGTTGCAAATGCTATACGCAAAGCCTTTACTAGCGACGGAGTCAGAGTCTCATCGGCATCCAGTTTCATCACCCACGTTGAGCTAATTTCTGCATTATCCAATGCCCAATTAAATTGAGACGCATGATTTAAGAATTTATGGTGTATTACCTCGGCACCAGCGCAAATAGCCAACTCGCATGTCCTATCCGTCGAATAGCTGTCAACCACAACTATCCGTATTGCGACACCCTGAAGACTTTGTATACAACGCTCAATATGCAATTCCTCATTCAATGTCAATATAACAATGGTGAGATCACAAGGCGCTGCCAGACTGGTGGTGGTTCTTTGCATGTGTTCTAAAGAAATCAAAACAATTAATCAAGGGCGACAGTCGAATCACGTTTTCCGACTATCCTCCCATCAGCCCCCGCAACTACCGTCCATGGCATTACATCCCTGATGACGATGCTACGAGCGGCGACAACAGCGCCCTCGCCGACCGTGACGCCTGGACCGATAAAAACGTCGGCAGTAATCCAGGCATGGTTTTCGATTAAAATCGGTGCGGTAATCAGAGGCATGCCACGTCGCATAAAATCATGACTAGCCGTACATAAATATGAATATTGGCTCACGGTTACATGCCGGCCCAGTTCGATTTTATCTACGCAATAACAGTCCACATAATGACTTAGGCAACTATGCGCACGCATAGTCAAATTCCATGGTGCCCAAACTTTTGCTGAAGGATACGGATGCGTACCTGCTTCTATAGTCGCCCCGAACAAGCGCAACAAAAAACGACGCCATGCGTGAAATGGAATGGGACTAGGCCGGAATAAAAAAAGCCAGATCACTCGCCAAAGTGTACGTGCTAA is a genomic window of Glaciimonas sp. CA11.2 containing:
- a CDS encoding glycosyltransferase family 2 protein; protein product: MKISVITAVYNGINTIEDTLRSVKSQDYTDIDHVVIDGASSDGTVELIGRHIDSISTFISEPDMGIYHALNKGIANAIGDVVGFLHSDDMFASSAALSRIADAFQDPAVGAVYGDLVYVKRHDASQVVRYWRSGKYSSARILRGWMPPHPTFYVRRDLYHSLGLFNTKFRIAADYESILRILERGRIRAEYIPEVLVRMRVGGVSNRSVRNMVLKTCEDYRAMRMNEIGGVTTLLLKNLTKLPQFFFK
- a CDS encoding glycosyltransferase family 2 protein, whose product is MQRTTTSLAAPCDLTIVILTLNEELHIERCIQSLQGVAIRIVVVDSYSTDRTCELAICAGAEVIHHKFLNHASQFNWALDNAEISSTWVMKLDADETLTPSLVKALRIAFATALPEHTGYTINLGRIFLGKFLRYGALYPIRLLRIWRAGFGRIENRWMDEHVIVDGAINHIDADFYDHNLNNITWWTQKHNQYATREAIEFLMNKDRIDVPGNTHAMNVDARVKRWIKRTIYARLPLGLRAFLYFLYRYFLRLGFLDGRQGLIFHFLQGFWYRFLVDVKIQELKFSMKKGGLTLAQVVREEYGFEID